One Helianthus annuus cultivar XRQ/B chromosome 7, HanXRQr2.0-SUNRISE, whole genome shotgun sequence genomic region harbors:
- the LOC110866337 gene encoding replication protein A 70 kDa DNA-binding subunit-like: MMHLIGDEVVVGDIVAIMCAQISKHNGRFQLESTHLATVVVNPECPHIADKIARLKALPPLDEADNNDPLITLQELKSPTSRKHEGVTRFRCRSWMESIDINRSWYYVHCSTCDEKVYPEEDGELHFVCKDCEDVTPIFKYSVNAIINDSTKPIEVIFFNEGMEALLKITCKDLITKHGCTDPKKLPQQMASMIGKSKIMHLTLRKENNVVVTNVSESETTVQVDSPAQHVASSALPPATPNLKANKFKRPHAESGESTQCAKKTHED, encoded by the exons ATGATGCATCTCATTGGGGACGAAGTTGTAGTGGGAGACATAGTGGCAATCATGTGCGCACAAATCTCTAAACACAATG GTCGGTTTCAATTAGAGTCAACACACCTAGCCACTGTTGTTGTTAACCCAGAATGCCCACACATCGCTGATAAGATAGCCAG GTTGAAAGCTCTTCCACCCCTAGACGAAGCAGATAACAACGATCCACTAATCACACTACAAGAACTGAAATCACCAACTAGCCGAAAGCATGAG GGAGTAACCCGCTTCAGGTGTCGTTCATGGATGGAAAGCATCGATATAAATCGTAGTTGGTACTACGTCCATTGCTCAACGTGCGATGAGAAAGTATATCCGGAAGAAGACGGAGAACTTCACTTCGTTTGCAAAGATTGTGAGGATGTCACGCCAATATTCAA GTATAGTGTTAACGCCATTATTAACGACTCCACCAAACCCATAGAGGTCATTTTCTTCAACGAAGGAATGGAAGCACTTTTGAAGATAACCTGCAAAGACCTCATAACAAAGCATGGTTGCACTGATCCCAAAAAGCTGCCCCAACAAATGGCATCAATGATAGGCAAGTCAAAGATCATGCACCTAACACTcagaaaggaaaacaatgtgGTGGTAACAAATGTCTCGGAATCAGAGACAACTGTCCAAGTCGATTCACCGGCTCAACATGTCGCGTCCTCAGCCTTGCCTCCAGCAACGCCGAATCTGAAGGCCAACAAGTTCAAACGTCCGCATGCTGAGTCAGGAG AATCAACTCAGTGCGCCAAAAAAACGCACGAGGACTGA
- the LOC110868098 gene encoding uncharacterized protein LOC110868098 isoform X1, whose translation MGLVFVNGGSNQQLAFVMHHPYQENPRSKHQLTSAKICVLQFFCSRYHTILQDLNVHSFRNPAEKGLQGRNLYLAKAWFNSSQPMARSCSSELRLQELLLYLRCKEVLDQKLKKKKSVSVKLRLSHSVPFEKMIVLDLFADVNHHLNFMARCPLYMV comes from the exons ATG GGTCTAGTGTTTGTAAATGGTGGCTCTAACCAACAATTGGCGTTTGTGATGCATCACCCCTACCAAGAGAATCCACGTTCCAAGCACCAGTTGACATCGGCGAAAATTTGTGTTCTACAATTCTTTTGTTCCAGGTATCATACAATTCTTCAAGACTTAAACGTTCATTCATTCAG GAATCCTGCAGAAAAGGGATTGCAGGGTAGAAATTTATACCTGGCTAAG GCATGGTTTAATAGTTCCCAACCAATGGCGAGAAGTTGTTCATCAGAATTAAG GTTGCAGGAGCTATTGTTATATTTGAGGTGCAAAGAAGTGCTAGATCAGAAGTTGAAAAAAAAGAAATCCGTAAGCGTAAAATTAAG GCTCTCTCATTCCGTCCCATTTGAGAAAATGATAGTTCTTGATCTATTTGCTGATGTAAATCATCATCTCAATTTTATGGCGCGGTGCCCTCTATACATG GTTTGA
- the LOC110868098 gene encoding protein CYCLOPS isoform X2 codes for MGLVFVNGGSNQQLAFVMHHPYQENPRSKHQLTSAKICVLQFFCSRNPAEKGLQGRNLYLAKAWFNSSQPMARSCSSELRLQELLLYLRCKEVLDQKLKKKKSVSVKLRLSHSVPFEKMIVLDLFADVNHHLNFMARCPLYMV; via the exons ATG GGTCTAGTGTTTGTAAATGGTGGCTCTAACCAACAATTGGCGTTTGTGATGCATCACCCCTACCAAGAGAATCCACGTTCCAAGCACCAGTTGACATCGGCGAAAATTTGTGTTCTACAATTCTTTTGTTCCAG GAATCCTGCAGAAAAGGGATTGCAGGGTAGAAATTTATACCTGGCTAAG GCATGGTTTAATAGTTCCCAACCAATGGCGAGAAGTTGTTCATCAGAATTAAG GTTGCAGGAGCTATTGTTATATTTGAGGTGCAAAGAAGTGCTAGATCAGAAGTTGAAAAAAAAGAAATCCGTAAGCGTAAAATTAAG GCTCTCTCATTCCGTCCCATTTGAGAAAATGATAGTTCTTGATCTATTTGCTGATGTAAATCATCATCTCAATTTTATGGCGCGGTGCCCTCTATACATG GTTTGA
- the LOC110868098 gene encoding uncharacterized protein LOC110868098 isoform X4: MHHPYQENPRSKHQLTSAKICVLQFFCSRNPAEKGLQGRNLYLAKAWFNSSQPMARSCSSELRLQELLLYLRCKEVLDQKLKKKKSVSVKLRLSHSVPFEKMIVLDLFADVNHHLNFMARCPLYMV; the protein is encoded by the exons ATGCATCACCCCTACCAAGAGAATCCACGTTCCAAGCACCAGTTGACATCGGCGAAAATTTGTGTTCTACAATTCTTTTGTTCCAG GAATCCTGCAGAAAAGGGATTGCAGGGTAGAAATTTATACCTGGCTAAG GCATGGTTTAATAGTTCCCAACCAATGGCGAGAAGTTGTTCATCAGAATTAAG GTTGCAGGAGCTATTGTTATATTTGAGGTGCAAAGAAGTGCTAGATCAGAAGTTGAAAAAAAAGAAATCCGTAAGCGTAAAATTAAG GCTCTCTCATTCCGTCCCATTTGAGAAAATGATAGTTCTTGATCTATTTGCTGATGTAAATCATCATCTCAATTTTATGGCGCGGTGCCCTCTATACATG GTTTGA
- the LOC110868098 gene encoding uncharacterized protein LOC110868098 isoform X3 encodes MHHPYQENPRSKHQLTSAKICVLQFFCSRYHTILQDLNVHSFRNPAEKGLQGRNLYLAKAWFNSSQPMARSCSSELRLQELLLYLRCKEVLDQKLKKKKSVSVKLRLSHSVPFEKMIVLDLFADVNHHLNFMARCPLYMV; translated from the exons ATGCATCACCCCTACCAAGAGAATCCACGTTCCAAGCACCAGTTGACATCGGCGAAAATTTGTGTTCTACAATTCTTTTGTTCCAGGTATCATACAATTCTTCAAGACTTAAACGTTCATTCATTCAG GAATCCTGCAGAAAAGGGATTGCAGGGTAGAAATTTATACCTGGCTAAG GCATGGTTTAATAGTTCCCAACCAATGGCGAGAAGTTGTTCATCAGAATTAAG GTTGCAGGAGCTATTGTTATATTTGAGGTGCAAAGAAGTGCTAGATCAGAAGTTGAAAAAAAAGAAATCCGTAAGCGTAAAATTAAG GCTCTCTCATTCCGTCCCATTTGAGAAAATGATAGTTCTTGATCTATTTGCTGATGTAAATCATCATCTCAATTTTATGGCGCGGTGCCCTCTATACATG GTTTGA